The following proteins come from a genomic window of Amaranthus tricolor cultivar Red isolate AtriRed21 chromosome 14, ASM2621246v1, whole genome shotgun sequence:
- the LOC130800478 gene encoding meiotic nuclear division protein 1 homolog isoform X1, giving the protein MSKKRGLSLEEKREKMLQIFYDSQDFFLLKELEKMGPKKGVISQSVKDVVQSLVDDDLVLKDKIGSSIYFWSLPSTAGNQLRNVSRKLESDLHASKKRYAELVEQFDSLKKGREESDERAEALSELNAVELKHKELKEELAQYADNDPAALETMKKAIEVSYSAANRWTDNIFTLQQWCTKNFPQAREQLEQMYQEAGITDDFDYVELPNLASLGNPDN; this is encoded by the exons ATG TCAAAGAAGAGAGGGCTTTCACTtgaagagaaacgtgagaagatgCTTCAGATTTTTTATGACTCGCAAGATTTCTTCCTC CTCAAGGAGCTTGAGAAGATGGGGCCAAAGAAAGGTGTCATCAGTCAGTCGGTGAAGGATGTTGTTCAAAGTCTCGTTGATGACGACCTTGTATTAAAGGATAAGATTGGAAGTTCT ATATACTTCTGGAGCCTTCCTAGCACAGCTGGAAATCAG CTAAGGAATGTCTCTCGCAAACTAGAATCTGATCTTCATGCCAGCAAAAAACGTTATGCCGAACTTGTGGAACAGTTTGATTCTTTGAAGAAGGGACGTGAAGAATCT GATGAAAGAGCGGAGGCTTTAAGCGAGTTAAATGCTGTTGAACTGAAGCACAAAGAACTGAAG GAGGAACTGGCACAATATGCAGATAATGATCCTGCTGCTCTCGAGACTATGA AAAAAGCTATAGAAGTTTCGTATTCAGCTGCCAACAGATGGACAG ATAACATATTCACTTTGCAGCAGTGGTGTACAAAAAATTTCCCACAAGCTAGAGAACAGCTTGAACAGATGTACCAGGAG GCTGGAATAACagatgattttgattatgtggAGTTGCCAAATCTTGCTTCACTTGGGAACCCAGACAACTAG
- the LOC130800480 gene encoding probable UDP-arabinose 4-epimerase 3 isoform X1 translates to MLGFSRARTQPRNGRSLSLGGMDFADPKRKGNVVGKVIVAAGLIAFCLIMIKQSPNFSRPIPIDFSRGEVGFTHVLVTGGAGYIGSHAALRLLKDSYHVTIVDNLSRGNLAAIEILQSMFPGKLQFIYADLGDASAVNKLFSENAFDAVMHFAAVAYVGESTLDPLRYYHNITSNSVVVLKAMVKHGVPTLIYSSTCATYGEPEKMPITEETPQIPINPYGKAKKMSEDIILDLSKQNTDMAIMILRYFNVIGSDPDGRLGEAPRPELREHGRISGACFDAAHGIIPGLKVRGTDYTTPDGTCIRDYIDVTDLVDAHVKALEKAKPGKVGIYNVGTGKGRSVKEFVEACKKATGVDIKVDYLPRRPGDYAEVYSDPTKIREELNWTARYTDLEESLQIAWRWQKTHRNGYRHALATAI, encoded by the exons ATGCTCGGGTTTAGCAGGGCAAGAACCCAACCGAGAAACGGTAGATCTTTATCACTTGGCG GCATGGATTTTGCTGATCCGAAACGAAAAGGGAATGTTGTAGGTAAAGTCATTGTTGCTGCTGGGTTGATTGCATTTTGCCTTATTATGATCAAACAGTCTCCAAATTTCAGCAGGCCAATCCCAATTGAT TTTTCCCGCGGTGAAGTGGGCTTTACTCATGTCCTGGTAACTGGGGGTGCTGGCTATATTGGGTCCCATGCAGCACTTAGACTACTAAAAGACTCATATCATGTGACAATTGTG GACAATCTTTCTCGTGGGAATCTTGCTGCTATTGAGATTTTACAAAGTATGTTTCCAGGAAAACTTCAGTTTATATATGCTGATCTGGGAGATGCTAGTGCT GTAAATAAACTTTTCTCAGAAAATGCTTTTGATGCTGTGATGCATTTTGCTGCCGTTGCTTATGTAGGAGAGAGCACTCTCGATCCTCTTAG ATATTATCACAATATAACGTCGAACAGTGTGGTAGTACTGAAGGCAATGGTAAAGCATGGAGTACCGACGTTGATATATTCAAGTACATGCGCAACATATGGTGAGCCTGAGAAGATGCCCATAACAGAGGAAACTCCTCAG ATACCTATCAATCCATATGGTAAGGCTAAGAAGATGTCAGAAGATATCATTTTGGATCTGTCGAAGCAAAACACAGACATGGCAATTATGATTCTAAG atattttaatgtCATTGGATCTGATCCCGATGGAAGACTGGGGGAGGCTCCTAGACCTGAATTGCGAGAGCATGGACGGATTTCAGGTGCCTGTTTTGATGCAGCTCATGGAATTATTCCTGGATTGAAG GTAAGAGGAACAGATTACACGACTCCAGATGGCACCTGTATAAGAGATTACATTGACGTGACCGATCTGGTCGATGCTCATGTCAAAGCTCTTGAAAAAGCTAAACCGGGCAAAGTTGGAATTTACAATGTTGGAACAGGAAAAG GTAGATCTGTCAAAGAATTTGTGGAAGCCTGCAAGAAAGCAACAGGGGTAGACATCAAGGTCGATTACCTCCCTCGTCGCCCAGGAGATTATGCCGAAGTCTACAGTGACCCAACAAAGATTAGGGAGGAACTCAATTGGACTGCACGGTATACTGATCTCGAAGAGAGTTTGCAGATAGCATGGAGATGGCAGAAGACTCATCGGAATGGCTACAGACATGCATTAGCAACAGCTATATAA
- the LOC130800478 gene encoding meiotic nuclear division protein 1 homolog isoform X2 translates to MGPKKGVISQSVKDVVQSLVDDDLVLKDKIGSSIYFWSLPSTAGNQLRNVSRKLESDLHASKKRYAELVEQFDSLKKGREESDERAEALSELNAVELKHKELKEELAQYADNDPAALETMKKAIEVSYSAANRWTDNIFTLQQWCTKNFPQAREQLEQMYQEAGITDDFDYVELPNLASLGNPDN, encoded by the exons ATGGGGCCAAAGAAAGGTGTCATCAGTCAGTCGGTGAAGGATGTTGTTCAAAGTCTCGTTGATGACGACCTTGTATTAAAGGATAAGATTGGAAGTTCT ATATACTTCTGGAGCCTTCCTAGCACAGCTGGAAATCAG CTAAGGAATGTCTCTCGCAAACTAGAATCTGATCTTCATGCCAGCAAAAAACGTTATGCCGAACTTGTGGAACAGTTTGATTCTTTGAAGAAGGGACGTGAAGAATCT GATGAAAGAGCGGAGGCTTTAAGCGAGTTAAATGCTGTTGAACTGAAGCACAAAGAACTGAAG GAGGAACTGGCACAATATGCAGATAATGATCCTGCTGCTCTCGAGACTATGA AAAAAGCTATAGAAGTTTCGTATTCAGCTGCCAACAGATGGACAG ATAACATATTCACTTTGCAGCAGTGGTGTACAAAAAATTTCCCACAAGCTAGAGAACAGCTTGAACAGATGTACCAGGAG GCTGGAATAACagatgattttgattatgtggAGTTGCCAAATCTTGCTTCACTTGGGAACCCAGACAACTAG
- the LOC130800480 gene encoding probable UDP-arabinose 4-epimerase 3 isoform X2, translating into MLGFSRARTQPRNGMDFADPKRKGNVVGKVIVAAGLIAFCLIMIKQSPNFSRPIPIDFSRGEVGFTHVLVTGGAGYIGSHAALRLLKDSYHVTIVDNLSRGNLAAIEILQSMFPGKLQFIYADLGDASAVNKLFSENAFDAVMHFAAVAYVGESTLDPLRYYHNITSNSVVVLKAMVKHGVPTLIYSSTCATYGEPEKMPITEETPQIPINPYGKAKKMSEDIILDLSKQNTDMAIMILRYFNVIGSDPDGRLGEAPRPELREHGRISGACFDAAHGIIPGLKVRGTDYTTPDGTCIRDYIDVTDLVDAHVKALEKAKPGKVGIYNVGTGKGRSVKEFVEACKKATGVDIKVDYLPRRPGDYAEVYSDPTKIREELNWTARYTDLEESLQIAWRWQKTHRNGYRHALATAI; encoded by the exons ATGCTCGGGTTTAGCAGGGCAAGAACCCAACCGAGAAACG GCATGGATTTTGCTGATCCGAAACGAAAAGGGAATGTTGTAGGTAAAGTCATTGTTGCTGCTGGGTTGATTGCATTTTGCCTTATTATGATCAAACAGTCTCCAAATTTCAGCAGGCCAATCCCAATTGAT TTTTCCCGCGGTGAAGTGGGCTTTACTCATGTCCTGGTAACTGGGGGTGCTGGCTATATTGGGTCCCATGCAGCACTTAGACTACTAAAAGACTCATATCATGTGACAATTGTG GACAATCTTTCTCGTGGGAATCTTGCTGCTATTGAGATTTTACAAAGTATGTTTCCAGGAAAACTTCAGTTTATATATGCTGATCTGGGAGATGCTAGTGCT GTAAATAAACTTTTCTCAGAAAATGCTTTTGATGCTGTGATGCATTTTGCTGCCGTTGCTTATGTAGGAGAGAGCACTCTCGATCCTCTTAG ATATTATCACAATATAACGTCGAACAGTGTGGTAGTACTGAAGGCAATGGTAAAGCATGGAGTACCGACGTTGATATATTCAAGTACATGCGCAACATATGGTGAGCCTGAGAAGATGCCCATAACAGAGGAAACTCCTCAG ATACCTATCAATCCATATGGTAAGGCTAAGAAGATGTCAGAAGATATCATTTTGGATCTGTCGAAGCAAAACACAGACATGGCAATTATGATTCTAAG atattttaatgtCATTGGATCTGATCCCGATGGAAGACTGGGGGAGGCTCCTAGACCTGAATTGCGAGAGCATGGACGGATTTCAGGTGCCTGTTTTGATGCAGCTCATGGAATTATTCCTGGATTGAAG GTAAGAGGAACAGATTACACGACTCCAGATGGCACCTGTATAAGAGATTACATTGACGTGACCGATCTGGTCGATGCTCATGTCAAAGCTCTTGAAAAAGCTAAACCGGGCAAAGTTGGAATTTACAATGTTGGAACAGGAAAAG GTAGATCTGTCAAAGAATTTGTGGAAGCCTGCAAGAAAGCAACAGGGGTAGACATCAAGGTCGATTACCTCCCTCGTCGCCCAGGAGATTATGCCGAAGTCTACAGTGACCCAACAAAGATTAGGGAGGAACTCAATTGGACTGCACGGTATACTGATCTCGAAGAGAGTTTGCAGATAGCATGGAGATGGCAGAAGACTCATCGGAATGGCTACAGACATGCATTAGCAACAGCTATATAA